Proteins encoded within one genomic window of Triticum aestivum cultivar Chinese Spring chromosome 2D, IWGSC CS RefSeq v2.1, whole genome shotgun sequence:
- the LOC123051994 gene encoding transcription factor BHLH062 yields MVPRDMVNAPAERLHVQGSVVNRKCEKKVPKKIHKSEREKRKRGTQNDLFNELGAMLEPDRQNNGKACVLGDTTRILKDLVSQVESLRKENSTLKNESHYVVLERNELRDDNSMLRNEILELQNKLRVRLQSNPIWSQDTTRSAVAVPYPTSGMFPVQHSPHSPVITSTALSLQPVITEQCYAAPPRELQLFPEASSASTEDSELSQDQGISNNVTRPQARYPTPAVMSPVNEFPILPRMGEEQQYSSGTSEEDGVHRV; encoded by the exons ATGGTGCCCAGGGACATGGTGAATGCCCCCGCCGAGAGGCTGCACGTCCAGGG GTCTGTCGTGAACAGGAAGTGCGAGAAGAAGGTGCCAAAGAAAATCCATAAGTCGGAGAGGGAGAAACGGAAGCGAGGCACACAGAATGACCTCTTTAATGAGTTGGGAGCCATGCTAG AACCAGACAGGCAGAACAACGGGAAGGCATGTGTATTGGGTGACACTACACGGATACTGAAGGATTTAGTTTCACAAGTGGAATCTCTTCGGAAGGAGAATAGCACACTGAAGAATGAATCTCACTAT GTTGTGTTGGAGAGAAATGAACTGCGTGATGACAACAGCATGCTTCGCAATGAAATCCTGGAGCTTCAGAACAAGCTTAGAGTGCGTCTGCAAAGCAACCCTATTTGGAGCCAGGATACTACAAGATCAGCCGTTGCAGTACCTTATCCCACAAGCGGAATGTTCCCAGTACAACATTCGCCACACTCACCAGTCATCACCTCGACGGCACTTTCACTGCAACCTGTAATCACTGAGCAATGCTATGCCGCCCCACCACGAGAGCTGCAGCTCTTCCCGGAAGCTTCATCTGCATCCACTGAAGACAGCGAACTGTCACAAGACCAGGGGATTTCCAATAATGTGACACGGCCCCAGGCACGGTACCCAACACCAGCGGTGATGTCGCCAGTAAACGAATTCCCAATCCTTCCAAGGATGGGGGAGGAGCAACAATATAGTAGTGGCACTAGCGAGGAAGACGGTGTGCACAGGGTTTAA
- the LOC123051995 gene encoding 40S ribosomal protein S9-2 — translation MVHVNFYRNYGKTFKKPRRPYEKERLDAELKLVGEYGLRAKRELYRVQYALSRIRNAARELLTLDEKNPRRIFEGAALLRRMNRYGLLTEEQNKLDYVLALTVDNFLQRRLQTIVFKNGMAKSIHHARVLIRQRHIRVGKQLVNIPSFMVRVDTEKHVDFSLTSPLGGGQPGRVKRKNQKKASGGGGDDGEEEED, via the exons ATGGTGCACGTCAACTTCTACCGCAACT ATGGGAAGACCTTCAAGAAGCCAAGGCGTCCGTATGAGAAGGAGCGTCTTGACGCTGAGCTGAAGCTGGTTGGGGAGTACGGTCTGCGGGCCAAGCGTGAGCTCTATCGTGTGCAGTACGCCCTCAGCCGCATCCGAAATGCTGCCAGGGAGCTGCTCACCCTGGATGAGAAGAACCCCCGCCGTATCTTTGAGGGTGCAGCGCTCCTGCGCCGCATGAACCGCTACGGTCTTCTCACTGAGGAACAGAACAAGCTTGATTACGTGCTTGCCCTCACTGTTGACAACTTCCTCCAGCGCCGTCTCCAGACCATCGTCTTCAAGAATGGCATGGCCAAGTCAATCCATCATGCTCGTGTCCTCATCAGACAGCGCCACATCAG GGTTGGAAAGCAGCTTGTCAACATTCCTTCTTTCATGGTGAGGGTGGACACTGAGAAGCACGTCGACTTCTCTCTCACCAGCCCCCTGGGTGGTGGCCAACCTGGAAGAGTGAAGCGGAAGAACCAGAAGAAGGCCTCAGGTGGTGGTGgtgacgacggcgaggaggaggaagactaa
- the LOC123048966 gene encoding UDP-glycosyltransferase 89B2-like codes for MPSSMYAAPQASASNGVGNGDGMPHVLVVPYPAQGHMLPLLDLAALLSARGLALTVAVTAGNVRLLAPFLAACPSVATVVLPFPSSPFLPAGCGENTKDLPADLFRPFMASLAALSAPLLSWCKSQSRGVTAIVSDLFTGWTLPLAEELGVPHVAFSCANVHYLATTHSLWRRMPTRRRLDDADGTVTFSEVPGSPSFPWRSLPWMFRVHVPGDEVSETIRRIFLWNIESSCFVANSFAALEAAYVERPLPDLMAKRVFAVGALSDAVRNCDERGGKPAVAPAKVAAWLDGFDDGAVVYVCFGSQQALSPSQAACVAGALALSSVAFVWAVRSGTVVPEGFEAAATAASRGMVIRGWAPQVEILRHRAVGWFLTHCGWNSVLEATAAGVAMLTWPMGADQFINASVLAEAGVAVPVAEGADTAPDAGKMASVMAAAVAKEGESVRKRAVELGRNAAAAVAEGGTSHNDLEGLVRVLSDVD; via the coding sequence atgccgtcgtccATGTACGCCGCACCGCAGGCAAGCGCAAGCAACGGCGTTGGCAATGGCGACGGCATGCCACACGTGCTTGTTGTCCCTTACCCGGCGCAGGGCCACATGCTGCCTCTCCTCGACCTCGCGGCGCTGCTCTCCGCACGGGGCCTCGCGCTCACCGTGGCCGTCACGGCAGGCAACGTCCGACTCCTCGCGCCGTTCCTCGCAGCGTGCCCGTCAGTCGCCACCGTCGTTCTGCCGTTCCCTTCCTCGCCGTTCCTCCCGGCCGGGTGCGGCGAGAACACCAAGGACCTCCCGGCCGATCTCTTCCGCCCGTTCATGGCCTCCCTCGCGGCCCTCtccgcgccgctcctctcctggtGCAAGTCTCAGTCCCGCGGCGTGACGGCCATCGTCTCCGACCTGTTCACGGGGTGGACGCTCCCGCTCGCCGAGGAGCTCGGCGTGCCGCACGTGGCCTTCTCGTGTGCCAACGTTCACTACCTCGCCACGACGCACTCCCTTTGGCGACGCATGCCAACGAGGCGCCGCCTCGACGACGCCGACGGGACTGTCACCTTCTCGGAGGTGCCCGGCTCGCCTAGCTTCCCTTGGCGCAGCCTGCCGTGGATGTTCAGGGTGCATGTGCCCGGCGACGAGGTGTCGGAGACGATCCGGCGGATCTTCCTGTGGAATATAGAGAGCTCCTGCTTCGTGGCAAACTCGTTCGCGGCGCTCGAGGCCGCCTACGTGGAGCGCCCGCTCCCCGACCTGATGGCGAAACGGGTGTTCGCGGTGGGCGCGCTGTCGGACGCCGTGCGCAACTGCGACGAACGTGGCGGGAAGCCGGCGGTGGCCCCGGCGAAGGTGGCCGCGTGGCTGGACGGGTTCGACGACGGCGCCGTCGTGTACGTCTGCTTCGGGTCGCAGCAGGCGCTGTCGCCGTCGCAGGCGGCGTGCGTGGCAGGCGCTCTGGCGCTGAGCTCGGTGGCTTTCGTCTGGGCGGTGAGGAGCGGCACCGTCGTGCCGGAGGGGTTCGAGGCCGCAGCCACGGCGGCGTCACGGGGCATGGTGATCCGCGGGTGGGCGCCGCAGGTGGAGATCCTGCGCCACCGCGCCGTGGGGTGGTTCCTCacgcactgcgggtggaactcgGTGCTCGAGGCGACCGCGGCGGGCGTGGCGATGCTCACGTGGCCGATGGGCGCCGACCAGTTCATCAACGCGTCGGTGCTTGCGGAGGCCGGCGTGGCGGTGCCTGTGGCGGAGGGCGCCGACACCGCGCCCGACGCTGGAAAGATGGCAAGCGTCATGGCTGCAGCTGTCGCGAAGGAGGGGGAGTCCGTGAGAAAGCGTGCGGTGGAGCTCGGCCGGAATGCGGCCGCCGCGGTGGCGGAGGGCGGAACCTCGCACAATGATTTGGAAGGGTTGGTGCGTGTACTCAGTGACGTCGACTAG